A window of Lytechinus pictus isolate F3 Inbred chromosome 7, Lp3.0, whole genome shotgun sequence contains these coding sequences:
- the LOC129283521 gene encoding late histone H2A.2.2, whose product MSGRGKGAKAKSKAKSRSTRAGLQFPVGRVHRFLRKGNYANRVGAGAPVYLAAVLEYLTAEILELAGNAARDNKKSRIIPRHLQLAVRNDEELNKLLGGVTIAQGGVLPNIQAVLLPKKTGKSA is encoded by the coding sequence ATGTCTGGACGTGGTAAAGGAGCAAAGGCAAAGAGCAAGGCCAAGAGCCGATCAACCCGTGCAGGGCTTCAGTTCCCTGTCGGTCGTGTCCACCGTTTCCTCCGCAAGGGAAACTATGCCAACCGTGTTGGTGCTGGAGCTCCAGTATACCTGGCTGCCGTTCTCGAGTACCTGACCGCTGAGATCCTCGAGCTCGCCGGCAACGCCGCCCGCGACAACAAGAAGAGCAGGATCATCCcccgtcaccttcagctcgccgtccGTAACGACGAGGAACTCAACAAGCTTCTTGGAGGAGTTACCATCGCACAGGGTGGTGTTCTCCCCAACATCCAGGCTGTCCTTCTCCCCAAGAAGACCGGCAAGTCTGCTTAA
- the LOC129264055 gene encoding late histone H2B.L3-like has protein sequence MPAKAQTAGKKGSKKAKAPRPSGDKKRRRRRKESYGIYIYKVLKQVHPDTGISSRAMSIMNSFVNDVFERIAGEASRLAQYNKKSTISSREVQTAVRLLLPGELAKHAVSEGTKAVTKYTTSK, from the coding sequence ATGCCTGCCAAAGCACAAACCGCTGGAAAGAAGGGATCCAAGAAGGCTAAGGCCCCCAGGCCTAGCGGAGACAAGAAGAGGAGAAGGCGCCGAAAGGaaagctacggaatctacatttACAAGGTTCTgaagcaggttcaccccgacACTGGTATCTCAAGCCGTGCCATGTccatcatgaacagcttcgtcaacgatgTCTTCGAACGTATTGCCGGTGAGGCTTCCCGTCTTGCCCAGTACAACAAGAAGTCCACCATTAGCAGCCGTGAGGTCCAGACCGCTGTCCGTCTCCTCCTCCCCGGTGAATTGGCCAAGCACGCCGTCTCTGAGGGCACCAAGGCCGTCACCAAGTACACCACCTCCAAGTAA